A part of Bombus huntii isolate Logan2020A chromosome 16, iyBomHunt1.1, whole genome shotgun sequence genomic DNA contains:
- the LOC126874402 gene encoding basement membrane-specific heparan sulfate proteoglycan core protein-like isoform X25, producing MGLPARRFLVVLLLLLALAQSNLGQRQRRPYHPWNRVTTCSGDQFRCLDGTCISIDKRCNQNIDCRNGEDESQCECPNGERPCDNGVCINKNFFCDNNIDCHDGSDERDCNNVVTPPAECRADEFTCRDGTCIPQSAVCDRRPDCPHEDDEANCHKGRTTLVGLTHVNQASKDYNPDYQAPANLSTPRSCAPDDFVCADGTCIPETHHCDHFYDCRDFTDEQYCFGCGRDQFQCANGDCIRADQQCNNFIDCADGSDENCDHIVSLMPGSCPHGYVACTRDKDCVPQSSLCNGVPECRDRSDEENCYGESHRLNLKTYPSEQLIKENPPKQGREVVFQCRDEGVLRAKVRWLRGNNLPLPPGSRDVNGRLEIPNIQLEHSGVYICEAVGYPSSTPGQQVSVYLTVEKFEPPPTNKPHACQYDEATCSNGECIPKSYVCNGRLDCTDGSDEMRCSPHGCEPNQFRCNNTECVSKVWRCDGDKDCADGSDEEDCAPNAPGTPCRFTEFACGSHDQCIPKSYHCDLERDCIDGSDEVGCSPVYIVKPPPPMIIVSQGTTLMITCTAIGVPTPEISWRLNWGHVPPKCYMTSINGTGTLSCPDMQPENQGSYSCEALNSAGFVIAIPDAIVIVNKTGPEICPKGTFNSEARTADECISCFCFGVATQCRSANLFTYHIPPPFDRHSIVSVKTQPDLQILNDITRQVQAVRGIGRDGVQLYDANQLPLGSREEQEVAYFVMPENYHGNQLKSYGGYLKYRVTYNGTGIPNTAPSVILIGNNYRLLHKGKQIITGYDNEEAVRFFDGEWYKQQGWAEVPATREDIMMTLENVDNILIKVQYDDSPYLDIRLTNIVMDTADVRNTGLGSASYVEECECPIGYSGLSCEQCAPGYERRESGPWLGQCYLAAPPGCPLGYYGDPARNIPCQMCPCPLTNPSNQFARTCHLGSDGQPTCDCPAGYIGRRCEQCNVGYRGNPLIPGDMCVPESSCDPDGSLSTIADPNTGRCRCKQYVTGLTCNQCKANTFNLASKNQFGCISCFCMGITDKCVSSNWYRNDIRVSFTNSVRDFSLIESRTPDSLPITDGIRLDTVSREIIYNEFPNRGNNDVYYWQLPSIFLGDQVTSYGGNLKYTVRYVPSPGGQSSKNNAADVELISANDINLLYFSKESPEPNTPQTFVVPLLEQYWQRNDGTQADREHLLMALADIRAIRIKATYTTHTDEAALSLVSLDTAEKYNTGRARAVEVEECSCPVGYKGLSCEDCDVGYTRGGEGLYLGTCEPCYCNGHSNQCNPDTGVCENCAHHTTGDLCEFCESGYTGDATRGTPYDCTGREVNHTDCNEMGSRSSLYIGDRCDCKRNVEGRQCNRCRPATFGLSAENPDGCSECYCSGLTDQCHESSLYVQQIPMWVYDNQHGFTLTDSTRQEIIDHRDFELNLATNEIGYRYPDSRRRSLLWSLPPIFTGNKVKSYGGSLTLTQHITAIPGAQSYKDQDIILIGNGITLFWTNPIDIQPDVPLTYSVPFRESEWKRLTTEGPRVSSRTDLMTVLSNLEAILVRATHSEGMRATYISDISLDTAVEHPTGNRRAVQVEVCRCPTGYVGTSCESCATGYYRDTSDRSVSYLGSCILCPCNNNEESCEMTHTGHVKCHCKPGFVGQYCQYTDGLMVSLTPVTSVLKANSWVLFTCSYKSPHPFYIYFSMTPCDGWPLTSSSMPPGPIERTTNGSWRSWYVYVQQNPFNVICCIVDDHGTELIKVITTVTPEGTISTTTTSRPPLNPPKIVVYIREPEFQIVEAGGTVRYHCFERTDNGSLHIRWEKEGDELPIGRSIDDKRGLLIIRDLKVSDSGIYICQISDGVHIGYKNVTLTVGAFPRSLLDIPVPPRVIVEPSSLQVMEGEPAEFRCEATGNPPPRVEWIRVYGPMSPGVVVNNGILLLRSASRYDAAEYKCVARNNVGVDERTVILHVEGKSTQPIIPPTITPSQWFGQPGETIVITCVTSLITNLTWSRERNPLPHTASQRDGVLTIVNPTPYDSGIYVCTSTSYIGMTNSTINITVTSRTPAPFVKVTPEKQTVPQGNIAEIRCLTSREPGEHLTWSKYLQPLSSNVRQVGDTLRIVDIQIADRGIYVCRVTGPSGTHEASAMIEVERREPPLVEIYPKNVPPVTLDGSTDLQCRATGIPMPELHWSHESGRPLPHNIKQLPGGVLRLTNITASDGGSYVCTAINPAGTNSAMVYIEVQSMPVISISPQSGMLHVRPGDRVRLLCSANGFPEPSVTWSRHPNVVSLTTNELAAPHQAVYEIHSASSSDEGSYICHASSRVGTTEERVYIRVEDINDGNDNAIRTDYLRIPDGGKVEMRCHVQDSDGHRIYLDWRRADDRPLPAGNSVDNGVLIIPVVDKSAAGEYVCTGRDLTGNVLFRATSVLEVLSPPRIVLIPPRQTVRSGENPSIECRTTGDEPMNIEWDAIGRSLPHSVTHHRGLLQFHGITYSDAGKYVCKATNEAGTAEAVAEVLVNQNPYENTEVRHLERDMVTYVGQPVRLRCMVSDRATIHWSREGLPLPPNARIKDDYLDLPRVRLEDSGRYICQTQTSHGVSSDYVNLNVSLLNLRTDCTRVNPMQCRESSCVCSVQGCFLLDYYCNVNAIFYPDNRYYFNSKRWIPHYLQQLGATTIPAVSVEVSQDPVNIGDNIDIRCACSGTHNPRYYWSRPNHSSLPQNAQVHGNTLRLSNVTVSDSGLYRCTADTPDGTFEQDFNLVVHGGNNDAPAIETKLAPYGSSLEMDCRPSIDPPLTFSWSKLGGILQPDAQVFESKLKLTNVKAEDAGTYICTVNNDHENIEIPTMLVVTGVVPYFSQAPQSFIALPPLADSYLKFNIEISFKPQSYDGIILYNDESNRGNGDFIMLSLVRGYPQFSFDLGSGPTMIRAEKPVTLGEWHTIKLQRHRKEGTMLVDGEGPYKGIADGRKQGLDMKSLLFVGGVHSGTIITKYAEINSGFVGCISRLVIGEKEVDLIGDQTDSSGITNCETCAENPCNNGGVCQEAATKNGYICLCRADYSGKHCDYVGQPCYPGACGEGDCINKETGFECYCPYGTTGARCENTMKVYEPAFHDDKSYIAHDTPKALRRLKVAMNFNPLDNQDGILMYCAQSEEGLGDFVALVVKDERVEFRYDIGSGLAIIRSNHVLQPGVWTHVSINRDFKEGNLTINGEPTIGGKSPGTARTMTLNTLLYIGGVDRRRIIVNRNAGVDRTFRGCISDLGVSSMNVDILKSALDSVNIDDCNVLHPNQTKLTTAITIPPSTTTPYDPCASNPCIHGMCQNTDSYDYSCTCEYGYVGRNCENILKQCELLLPCRNGGTCTDLHGSYKCDCRLGYNGQNCEKLAEVTYDVAFRGDGWLELDKSVMAHEEEREVLGFEISTNKTKGLIMWHGQTPNDLNLDHYMALAVVDGYVEYQYNLGTGPVVIRVTAQKVDDGERHRIILKRQGSDGSIELNGEHMESSASYGTQQDLNARGSVYLGGVPDYAMTYGKYQEGFSGCIYTMEVQDSGAIDIGEKSIRGKNVSPCTRARWIPSSLVFTNADTDIFDAFVPPPPVNIIHPKPAANLAAYSIKNYSLLILLQNLLAFTMDIREQSVLFTVLCIDTINAMKCILS from the exons AGTGCCCCAACGGTGAGCGACCCTGCGACAACGGTGTGTGCATCAACAAGAACTTCTTCTGCGATAACAACATCGATTGCCACGATGGTAGCGACGAGCGCGACTGCA ACAACGTGGTGACACCACCAGCAGAATGTCGTGCTGACGAGTTCACGTGTCGCGATGGAACGTGTATTCCGCAATCCGCCGTCTGCGATCGACGCCCAGATTGCCCTCACGAAGACGACGAGGCGAACTGTCATAAAGGTAG AACCACACTGGTGGGACTAACCCACGTGAACCAGGCTAGCAAGGATTACAATCCGGATTATCAGGCGCCAGCTAATCTGAGCACTCCGAGGAGTTGTGCTCCGGATGATTTTGTTTGTGCTGATGGCACTTGCATCCCTGAAACTCACCACTGCGACCATTTCTACGATTGCCGCGACTTTACCGACGAACAGTATTGCTTCG GCTGTGGCAGGGACCAGTTCCAGTGTGCGAATGGAGATTGCATCAGAGCTGACCAACAGTGCAACAATTTCATAGACTGTGCTGATGGATCTGACGAAAATTGTG atcaCATCGTTTCCCTAATGCCTGGCAGTTGTCCACACGGCTACGTCGCGTGCACCAGAGACAAAGATTGTGTACCTCAGTCCTCTCTCTGCAATGGGGTGCCAGAATGCAGGGACAGATCCGACGAAGAAAATTGCT ATGGAGAATCTCATCGTCTCAACTTGAAGACTTATCCAAGCGAGCAACTGATCAAAGAAA ACCCGCCGAAGCAAG GTCGTGAGGTCGTATTCCAATGCCGTGACGAAGGTGTTCTTCGAGCCAAAGTGCGCTGGCTACGAGGAAATAATCTGCCTCTGCCTCCTGGAAGTCGAGATGTCAATGGACGCTTAGAAATACCAAATATCCAACTGGAACATTCAGGGGTGTATATCTGCGAAGCTGTTGGCTATCCTTCGTCCACGCCTGGTCAGCAAGTGAGCGTGTATCTCACTGTAGAAAAGT TCGAGCCGCCACCAACCAACAAACCCCACGCATGCCAATACGACGAAGCCACCTGCAGCAATGGTGAATGTATTCCCAAATCATACGTGTGCAATGGCAGACTGGACTGTACCGATGGTTCTGACGAGATGCGTTGCA GTCCGCACGGTTGCGAGCCAAATCAGTTCCGCTGCAACAACACAGAGTGTGTGAGCAAAGTGTGGCGCTGTGACGGTGACAAGGACTGCGCCGACGGCAGCGACGAAGAAGACTGTGCTCCAAACGCACCAGGCACCCCCTGTCGCTTCACAGAGTTTGCCTGTGGCAGCCACGATCAATGTATACCCAAAAGCTATCATTGTGACTTGGAGAGGGACTGCATAGACGGTAGTGACGAAGTAGGATGCT CTCCAGTTTACATAGTGAAACCACCTCCACCGATGATCATCGTGTCACAAGGAACAACTTTAATGATAACCTGCACAGCGATTGGCGTACCCACTCCCGAGATCAGCTGGCGTCTCAACTGGGGCCACGTTCCTCCCAAATGCTACATGACATCGATAAACGGAACTGGAACTCTCTCATGCCCTGACATGCAACCAGAAAACCAAGGATCCTACTCCTGCGAGGCACTGAACAGCGCTGGCTTCGTAATTGCCATTCCCGACGCCATCGTGATCGTGAACAAGACCGGACCGGAGATCTGTCCCAAGGGAACGTTCAACTCTGAAGCTAGAACCGCAGACGAGTGCATTTCCTGCTTCTGTTTCGGAGTCGCTACCCAATGTCGCAGCGCCAACCTCTTCACTTATCACATTCCACCGCCTTTCGACCGCCATAGTATCGTAAGCGTGAAAACTCAACCGGATCTGCAAATTCTGAACGACATCACCAGACAAGTGCAAGCTGTGAGAGGTATAGGTCGAGATGGAGTGCAGCTGTACGATGCAAACCAACTGCCACTGGGTTCAAGAGAGGAACAGGAAGTTGCTTACTTCGTCATGCCTGAGAACTATCACGGAAATCAGTTGAAATCCTACGGTGGTTATCTGAAGTACAGAGTAACCTATAATGGAACCGGCATACCAAACACCGCGCCGTCGGTTATTCTGATTGGAAATAATTATCGACTCTTGCATAAAGGAAAGCAGATAATAACGGGTTACGATAACGAAGAGGCTGTCAGGTTCTTCGATGGCGAATGGTACAAGCAACAAGGATGGGCTGAGGTTCCTGCCACCAGGGAAGATATCATGATGACACTGGAGAACGTGGACAATATCTTGATCAA AGTACAGTATGACGATTCTCCGTACTTGGATATCCGGCTCACTAACATAGTGATGGACACAGCTGATGTAAGGAATACTGGACTCGGATCGGCCTCTTATGTGGAAGAATGTGAATGCCCTATAG gATACAGTGGCCTGTCGTGCGAGCAATGTGCTCCAGGATACGAAAGACGAGAATCTGGTCCTTGGCTTGGTCAATGTTACTTAGCCGCGCCTCCTGGTTGCCCTTTGGGATATTATGGAGATCCTGCGAGGAATATTCCTTGCCAAATGTGCCCCTGTCCACTCACCAATCCATCCAATCA GTTTGCACGCACTTGTCACCTTGGATCTGATGGTCAGCCGACCTGTGATTGTCCAGCAGGATACATAGGTCGTAGATGCGAACAGTGCAACGTTGGATACCGAGGAAATCCACTTATTCCAGGAGACATGTGTGTTCCCGAATCTTCTTGTGACCCTGATGGTAGTCTCAGTACGATCGCGGATCCTAACACCGGCAGGTGCCGATGCAAG CAATACGTGACGGGTCTTACTTGCAATCAATGTAAGGCGAACACGTTCAATTTGGCATCGAAAAATCAATTTGGCTGCATCAGCTGCTTTTGCATGGGCATTACTGACAAATGCGTCTCCTCCAACTGGTACAGAAACGAC ATTCGAGTTTCATTTACCAATTCTGTCAGGGACTTCTCTCTCATCGAGTCTAGAACACCAGATAGTCTACCAATCACAGACGGTATTCGTTTGGACACAGTCAGCCGCGAAATCATCTACAACGAATTCCCTAACCGTGGGAACAACGATGTTTACTACTGGCAGCTGCCTAGCATTTTCCTAGGCGATCAAGTTACCTCCTATGGTGGCAACCTCAAGTATACTGTTCGCTATGTTCCGTCTCCAGGTGGTCAAAGCTCGAAAAACAACGCTGCTGACGTCGAGTTGATCAGCGCCAACGATATCAACTTGCTGTACTTCTCCAAAGAGTCTCCCGAGCCAAATACTCCCCAGACTTTCGTCGTACCTCTGTTAGAACAATATTGGCAACGCAACGATGGAACACAGGCTGACAGAGAACACTTGCTAATGGCCCTGGCTGACATTCGCGCGATTAGGATTAAAGCCACATATACCACCCACACCGACGAGGCTGCTTTGTCGTTGGTATCCCTGGATACAGCTGAAAAGTACAACACAGGTCGAGCAAGAGCCGTAGAGGTGGAGGAATGTTCTTGTCCAGTGGGTTACAAGGGACTATCTTGCGAGGACTGCGATGTTGGATACACTAGAGGTGGCGAAGGTCTCTATCTGGGTACGTGCGAGCCTTGCTACTGCAATGGTCATTCCAACCAATGTAATCCTGACACGGGAGTATGCGAGAACTGTGCTCACCATACCACTGGCGACTTGTGCGAGTTCTGTGAATCAGGATACACGGGTGACGCGACTCGAGGAACTCCTTACGATTGCACAGGTCGCGAGGTAAACCATACTGATTGCAACGAAATGGGTTCGCGCAGCAGCTTGTACATTGGTGATAGATGCGATTGTAAACGAAACGTCGAGGGACGGCAGTGTAACAGGTGTCGTCCAGCTACATTTGGACTGTCCGCAGAAAATCCGGATGGGTGTAGCGAGTGTTACTGCAGTGGACTGACCGATCAATGTCACGAGAGTTCCTTATACGTTCAGCAGATTCCCATGTGGGTATACGACAACCAACACGGATTTACTCTAACCGATTCGACGAGACAGGAAATCATCGACCACCGTGATTTCGAATTGAACTTGGCTACGAACGAAATAGGGTATCGTTATCCGGATAGCAGACGACGCAGCTTGTTGTGGTCCCTGCCGCCCATTTTCACTGGCAACAAGGTTAAAAGCTACGGAGGAAGTCTGACTTTGACTCAACATATCACTGCCATTCCTGGGGCTCAGAGTTACAAGGATCAAGATATTATCTTGATTGGAAATGGGATCACGTTGTTCTGGACGAATCCTATTGACATCCAGCCTGACGTTCCATTGACTTACTCGGTGCCATTCAGGGAATCAGAGTGGAAGCGTTTGACCACCGAGGGGCCTCGAGTCAGCTCCAGGACCGATCTGATGACTGTACTCTCTAACTTGGAGGCGATTTTGGTTCGTGCAACCCACAGCGAAGGAATGAGAGCCACCTACATTAGCGACATAAGCCTGGACACAGCCGTGGAGCACCCAACTGGCAACAGAAGAGCTGTCCAAGTGGAAGTTTGTCGCTGCCCGACCGGATACGTTGGAACATCCTGCGAGTCTTGCGCAACAGGTTACTACAGAGACACTAGCGACCGATCCGTCAGCTACCTGGGCTCCTGCATCCTATGTCCTTGCAACAACAACGAGGAAAGCTGCGAGATGACGCACACCGGCCACGTGAAGTGTCACTGCAAGCCAGGATTTGTGGGCCAGTATTGTCAATACACTG ATGGGCTGATGGTAAGTCTAACGCCAGTGACGAGCGTGTTAAAGGCAAATTCGTGGGTTCTGTTCACGTGCAGTTACAAGTCCCCACACCCATTTTATATCTATTTCTCAATGACTCCGTGCGACGGCTGGCCACTAACTTCGTCCAGCATGCCACCAGGGCCCATTGAAAGAACTACTAATGGATCGTGGAGGAGCTGGTACGTTTACGTCCAGCAGAATCCTTTCAATGTAATATGCTGCATCGTGGACGATCATGGAACGGAACTGATCAAAGTTATAACGACGGTCACGCCAG AAGGCACAATATCGACCACCACGACAAGTCGTCCACCCTTAAATCCACCAAAGATTGTGGTTTATATCAGAGAACCCGAGTTCCAGATCGTTGAAGCTGGAGGTACTGTTAGGTACCATTGCTTTGAAAGAACGGACAat GGATCTTTGCACATCAGATGGGAAAAAGAAGGTGACGAATTACCAATAGGAAGAAGCATAGACGACAAGCGTGGCTTATTGATCATTCGAGACTTGAAAGTGTCTGATAGCGGCATTTACATTTGTCAAATCAGCGATGGAGTACATATTGGTTACAAGAACGTCACTCTCACTGTTGGAG CTTTCCCGCGAAGTTTGCTGGACATTCCAG TTCCACCAAGGGTTATCGTCGAGCCATCATCTTTACAAGTAATGGAAGGAGAACCAGCGGAATTCCGGTGCGAGGCAACTGGGAATCCCCCGCCACGAGTCGAATGGATTCGTGTCTATGGTCCCATGAGCCCGGGTGTAGTGGTCAACAATGGAATTTTGCTCCTTAGATCTGCTTCAAGGTACGATGCCGCCGAATATAAATGCGTGGCAAGGAATAACGTTGGCGTGGACGAGAGAACTGTCATTCTTCATGTTGAAG GAAAATCCACTCAACCCATAATACCACCAACCATCACCCCGTCACAATGGTTCGGCCAACCTGGAGAAACGATCGTGATAACGTGCGTGACATCTTTAATAACGAATCTTACCTGGTCTAGAGAAAGAAACCCACTACCTCACACAGCCAGCCAACGTGATGGTGTCTTAACAATTGTAAATCCTACCCCTTATGACTCCGGTATCTACGTCTGTACGTCGACCAGCTACATAGGAATGACTAACAGCACTATCAACATAACAGTAACATCTAGAACACCAGCGCCGTTTGTCAAGGTGACGCCTGAGAAACAGACCGTTCCTCAAGGCAACATAGCTGAAATAAGGTGTCTAACAAGCAGAGAACCCGGTGAACATTTGACGTGGAGCAAATATCTTCAACCGCTAAGCTCTAATGTACGACAAGTAGGAGACACTTTGAGAATTGTCGACATCCAAATTGCTGACAGGGGTATATACGTGTGTCGAGTTACTGGACCAAGTGGAACTCACGAAGCTAGCGCCATGATCGAGGTCGAAC GCAGGGAACCTCCATTGGTAGAGATCTATCCCAAGAATGTCCCCCCAGTTACTCTGGATGGGTCCACGGATCTCCAATGTCGAGCAACTGGAATCCCCATGCCAGAGTTACATTGGTCTCACGAATCTGGTCGACCGTTGCCCCATAATATTAAACAACTTCCTGGTGGTGTTCTGAGACTAACCAACATCACAGCCAGCGATGGTGGGTCGTACGTCTGTACCGCTATCAATCCCGCCGGAACGAATTCAGCCATGGTATACATAGAAGTACAATCCATGCCTGTCATCAGTATATCGCCCCAATCTGGAATGCTGCACGTGAGACCTGGGGATAGGGTACGACTACTATGCAGCGCAAATGGATTTCCGGAACCTTCAGTTACTTGGAGCAGACATCCGAACGTAGTATCACT TACAACCAATGAATTGGCAGCCCCTCATCAGGCCGTTTATGAAATACACTCCGCTTCTTCGAGTGACGAAGGTTCATACATCTGCCATGCAAGTAGCAGAGTAGGAACTACTGAGGAACGAGTCTATATCAGAGTAGAGGATATAAAT GACGGAAATGATAACGCTATACGAACGGACTACCTCAGGATCCCCGATGGCGGCAAGGTGGAAATGCGTTGCCATGTGCAAGATTCCGATGGACACAGAATTTATCTGGATTGGAGAAGGGCGGACGATAGACCACTGCCAGCTGGTAATTCCGTTGACAATGGTGTACTGATCATCCCTGTCGTGGATAAAAGCGCCGCAGGAGAGTACGTTTGCACTGGGAGAGACCTAACTGGAAATGTTCTCTTCAGAGCCACATCTGTCCTTGAAGTATTAT CCCCACCAAGGATTGTGTTAATCCCACCAAGACAAACAGTCCGATCCGGAGAAAATCCATCAATCGAATGTCGTACCACTGGTGACGAACCAATGAACATAGAATGGGATGCCATAGGGCGTAGCTTACCTCATTCGGTGACACACCATCGTGGACTTCTCCAGTTCCATGGAATCACTTATTCTGATGCGGGAAAATATGTTTGTAAAGCTACCAATGAAGCAGGAACCGCTGAAGCTGTTGCTGAAGTTCTAGTGAATC AAAATCCTTACGAAAACACAGAAGTCAGACATCTCGAAAGAGACATGGTTACATATGTGGGACAACCTGTGCGTTTACGATGCATGGTCAGCGATAGAGCTACAATACACTGGTCCAGGGAAGGACTGCCATTGCCACCTAATGCTAGAATCAAAGACGATTATTTGGATCTACCTAGAGTAAGACTGGAAGACAGTGGAAGGTACATCTGCCAGACCCAAACCTCTCATGGGGTTTCCAGTGATTATGTTAATTTAAATGTCTCAC TACTTAATTTGCGTACGGATTGCACGCGTGTGAACCCAATGCAGTGCAGGGAAAGCAGTTGCGTCTGCAGCGTTCAAGGATGCTTTCTGTTGGATTACTATTGCAATGTGAATGCTATCTTCTATCCTGATAACCGCTACTACTTCAACAGCAAACGGTGGATTCCCCACTATCTTCAACAACTAGGCG CTACTACAATACCTGCTGTCAGTGTGGAAGTCTCTCAGGATCCAGTGAACATTGGGGATAACATTGACATACGTTGTGCATGCTCTGGAACTCATAATCCACGTTACTACTGGTCCAGACCTAACCATTCTAGTCTGCCACAAAATGCTCAAGTGCATGGAAACACTTTAAGATTGTCTAACGTGACTGTCAGTGACAGTGGACTGTACAGATGCACTGCAGACACTCCTGATGGTACCTTCGAGCAGGACTTCAATCTTGTTGTCCATG GTGGAAACAACGATGCTCCAGCAATTGAAACCAAGCTTGCTCCTTATGGCTCCAGTCTAGAAATGGATTGTCGTCCTAGCATCGATCCACCACTGACGTTCTCTTGGAGCAAACTAGGAGGTATTTTGCAACCTGACGCTCAAGTGTTTGAG AGCAAATTGAAGCTAACCAACGTCAAGGCAGAGGATGCAGGCACGTACATCTGCACTGTGAACAACGATcatgaaaatatagaaataccGACTATGCTTGTCGTAACTGGAGTAGTTCCATACTTCAGTCAGGCACCTCAAAGTTTCATCGCTTTACCTCCACTAGCTGACTCATATCTGAAATTCAACATAGAGATCTCATTCAAACCACAGAGCTATGATGGTATAATCCTGTACAATGATGAATCCAACCGTGGAAATGGAGACTTTATTATGTTGTCACTGGTTAGAGGCTACCCACAATTTAG CTTTGATCTTGGTTCTGGACCAACTATGATTCGGGCAGAAAAGCCTGTAACACTTGGAGAGTGGCACACTATAAAACTCCAACGTCACAGAAAGGAGGGAACCATGTTAGTCGATGGTGAAGGCCCTTACAAAGGTATCGCAGATGGCAGAAAACAAGGATTGGATATGAAATCATTATTGTTTGTGGGTGGAGTCCACAGTGGTACCATAATTACCAAATATGCAGAGATCAACAGTGGTTTCGTTGGCTGTATCAGTAGATTGGTAATTGGAGAAAAGGAAGTTGATCTGATTGGTGATCAGACAGATAGCTCTGGGATCACTAACTGTGAAACTTGTGCTGAAAATCCTTGTAACAATGGTGGTGTATGTCAAGAAGCTGCTACAAAGAATGGATACATTTGTCTGTGTCGTGCTGACTACAGTGGCAAGCACTGTGACTATGTTGGACAGCCTTGTTATCCAg GTGCATGTGGTGAAGGCGATTGCATAAACAAGGAAACGGGCTTCGAATGCTATTGTCCTTACGGAACAACCGGTGCTCGTTGCGAGAATACGATGAAGGTCTATGAACCAGCCTTCCATGACGATAAATCCTATATAGCACACGATACACCTAAAGCTCTTAGACG ATTGAAAGTAGCAATGAACTTCAATCCTCTGGACAATCAAGATGGCATACTGATGTATTGTGCTCAAAGTGAAGAGGGACTTGGAGACTTCGTTGCGTTGGTAGTCAAGGATGAACGTGTCGAGTTTCGATACGACATTGGTTCTGGCCTGGCGATCATTAGATCAAACCATGTTCTTCAACCTGGTGTATGGACACATGTCTCCATCAACAGGGACTTCAAGGAGGGGAATTTGACTATAAATGGAGAACCTACAATAGGAGGCAAGTCTCCCGGGACTGCTCGCACCATGACGCTTAATACACTACTCTATATTGGAGGCGTTGATCGCAGAAGAATTATAGTGAACAGAAATGCCGGCGTAGATAGGACTTTTCGTGGTTGCATCAGTGAT CTTGGAGTGTCTTCGATGAATGTAGACATACTAAAGTCTGCTTTGGATTCAGTAAACATAGATGACTGCAATGTTCTACATCCTAATCAAACCAAGTTGACTACTGCAATCACTATTCCACCATCCACTACGACTCCCTATGATCCGTGTGCCTCCAATCCTTGCATTCATGGAATGTGTCAGAATACTGATTCGTACGACTATTCATGCACCTGTGAATACGGCTACGTGGGAAGAAACTGTGAGAACATTTTGAAGCAATGTGAACTGTTGCTTCCCTGTAGAAATGGAGGCACCTGTACAGACCTCCATGGGTCCTACAAATGCGATTGTCGCTTAGGCTACAATGGACAGAATTGTGAAAAGT TGGCGGAGGTAACTTACGATGTTGCATTCAGAGGGGATGGTTGGTTAGAGTTAGATAAGTCTGTAATGGCCCATGAAGAAGAACGTGAAGTGTTaggttttgaaatttcaacgaaCAAGACCAAAGGACTGATCATGTGGCATGGGCAGACGCCAAATGATCTTAATCTTGATCACTACATGGCTCTTGCTGTGGTTGATGG TTATGTAGAGTATCAATACAACTTGGGTACAGGACCAGTAGTGATTCGTGTCACTGCACAGAAGGTAGATGATGGAGAACGACACAGAATAATCTTAAAGCGCCAGGGAAGTGATGGAAGCATAGAATTAAATGGAGAACACATGGAGAGCAGTGCTAGCTATGGAACACAGCAAGATTTGAATGCTAGAGGCAGCGTGTACTTAGGTGGAGTGCCAGACTATGCTATGACTTATGGAAAATATCAAGAAGGATTTTCTGGTTGCATTTACACCATGGAGGTGCAAGATTCTGGGGCCATAGACATTGGAGAAAAATCTATAAGGGGAAAGAACGTTTCACCATGCACTag AGCAAGATGGATACCCTCTTCCTTAGTATTTACCAACGCGGATACGGACATCTTCGACGCGTTTGTTCCTCCACCTCCTGTCAATATAATCCACCCTAAACCAGCGGCAAATTTGGCTGCGTACAGTATCAAAAATTACTCATTGTTAATCCTACTTCAAAATCTGCTCGCCTTCACCATGGATATCCGAGAGCAGAGCGTGCTTTTCACAGTATTATGCATAGACACTATAAATGCGATGAAATGTATATTGAGTTAA